The window GAATTATAAGGTATGAAAGAAAATCATTTTCTGAAACTGTGAATACCTAATTAAATACAATACCATATACTCCCAGCAAAATCAGAGTCCAACACAATTTGACACCAAACAAATAAGAGAATGCAGAAAGGGTTGCAGACTCTGATGGTTCAGCATTATCGCTGACGGTTTGTGGATTATCGAAGTTGGAAGGAACTAACGTATCTGGTGCAGAATCATCATCACCGGGGACAGGATTATTAGGTGCTAGGGCTTCATTAGAAGGGCTTTTGAGGCTTGGTGGCAAGCCATGGCcatattttacatttattttgAAATGTTGGCCATTTTTGCATTGTTCACCATCATAATCACTTGAGAAAAAGTAGGTCATTCCAACTTTGAGAAGGGGTACTGCAACTGAAATTGGATGAGGAGATGTTGATGATGGATCTGCAGGTGCCCATTGGACTGTGTCATTGTCTGAGGCATTGTCATAATCGCAGTTTTTGTATGTTGTGAAGTTGAAGGTCTGgatgattgaatgattgttGTCTGTGTTGAAAACTGCATTCAcaaaaataatgcaagaaaatgtgTTATATGAATGGAAATAGTTGATTATAAGAAGAATAGGTAtgaaatttttcaagaaaaacacTTGGCAATAGATAATTTAATACACAAAGAGCAAGAACAAAAAGGCAATTGTATCATGTCAAAGGAAACAAAATCAAAACTATTAGGTGAATGATTTTGCTTTAAAATTCTAAGGACTGTGAAATTCTTAATAAAGACTTAATATTAAGACTTTCAATTCTTGTCCACTTTGCCCCAAATTTCATATAGTACAATTCCCCTTAAGCTTGTGATTGGAGAGCAAAATTATTATCCCATACCTTTCTTGAccctcaacaaaaaaaaaaaaagtacaaggATCATTGGAGAGTAAAATTATCTCCAAAAAAGTGATATATTCGCCCACCATTTGAAGCAAAGTACAGTCAACATAGATATTGAGAGAGTAAATTAATCACAAGACATTTTTAGcctattaattaattataatgCCTCAAAAAAGTTTCGATAGAAAAGCAGAATGTTTTGGGTACTACCCTACTAATTTGTCACTAAGATACCAAATTACTATAAGCTGCTTGACTCACTTTACAGGTCATCACTTGGAAAGTACCCAAATGTCTCGTGATCCCAGCATCCAAAACTGCAATCCCATGTTACCAGCAAAGTACCAAACTAACTTATCAAGTGGGAAAGGTATCTGCCTGTGTATGTATTGCCTTGCCTTATTCTCCATGACAATAAAGACCTCAACTGTACCAAGGAAAATGATACTAAAGGCCATCAAATGCACAGCTGTTATTCATTACTGTGGATAAATTATTCTGGACACTTGTAGGGTGGCAATAATAGATGAaagcttcttttttctttattctttatacttttaaatattattttttgattttggCTTCTCATTTATCCCATCATTGGCTAATCATGCTAGTAACATCTATCCCTATTATACTTAAAGACAGCATCTTTCAAAGCCATGATTATAGGGTTAAATCAAACATGGTGAAAAATTTTATGTCGGTCCGAAATAACTACTAGTCATGCTACTTTGAACTGTACTCTAACTTCATGCCGTTTACCCTAGCAGGACTCTTGGCAAAGACTAATTTATCCCCTGATCCAAAATTATACTAAGACGATTAAACTTAACCACCAATTTGTGTACTATTAACTTGTAGGgtaaaatgtaaaaaatataCAAATCTGCAGCTCTAATTACAGTTCTTTGCACTGTTAGTTGGCTCGTGATTCTGTCTACCCGATTGGATACAAGTTTATGTTTGTGAATACAGGATTCTTGAACTTATGTAGAAAAGTATTTACATTGTTACTCCATAAAAGAttaatttactccataaaagaTTAATCCTAGTTACTAGAAAAAGAAGTAGATGAACACAATCGTACAACTAGATACACCACAATGATACATCTTAGTGATTAATTCTCATCCCTCCATTACCCCCATTCCTCCTACCGTTAGCCTCATACATAAAAAAGTCATAATCCCGGAAGAGAGCTGAAGAGAAATTATTGGAATCTTGGTTACAatcaaaaagggaagaaaccaatccggaaaatgaagagaaatctATACATGGTTGAGTTAGTGAAGGGACTTACTGAGGAAATCACCAAGGCTGAAATTCTTGCCAGCAACCCATTTTTGGTAATCAACTTTGGGATTTTCAAGAGTATCGTACCAGCCCAGAGAATCTCCAACAGTGTAGTTCTTGTACTCAGAAGCTGCTGGTGCTGGCGCTGGCGCAGTTGTTGCAGTAACAGATCCTGAAAAAGACGGCAGAAGACAGATACTGAAGcagaagcagaagaagaagaaaatgctgACGGTTCTAAGGCCACCGCTTGTTGTACAATGGTACATTTTTGTGCGTGGGAGTTTGTGAAATGTACAATTGTAGTTTTAGATTTTGCTAGCTTTCGAAACTTGACAGAAGAATAAAAGCAGCGGTTGTAGGAGTATACTATAATAAGCTGCCGCCAGCCTCtttaattatttaataaaacttGTTTTTTAAAGGAGAAAGGAAAATTACAAAAGTGGGCCGATGTTTTGCTAATTGAAGTTAAGTTTGACAAGTGAAAGGAAAATTACAAAAGTGGGCCTATGTTTTGCTAATTGAAGTTAAGCTTGACAAGGGATGTTTTAACAAGAGAAACATGTTTTTGAATCCAATCAGGTAATAGTAGacttttctttttactttttaaatttttgtgcttttttaaaaattttttttccgaCAAGAAAGGGTAAAACTTAAAAAACAGGGAATGAATAGAAAGATTTGAGCCCAAAACCTCTAATTCCTAGCTTTGGTGCTTAACTTAGACAAtcgttcaattttttattttttttgtgtgcTTAGCTTAGACAATTGTTcaatttttcttggttttgctcaATTTTGATTGGTTCATTTGACAATTCAATCAAATCATCGGCTTATACATATATGCTTATCATTTTCAAACAAATTGATTAGCAGAAAAGCATAGTCAAGCACAAATTGATGTCAATGTTTAATcttaattacaaaaaaattatttggctTTTACATTTCATAGGTCACTCATTTGATTGCTAATTTTGAGTGCATTTAATGGAATTGcctttatttctttttacttGTAATAGCTGCCCCCTCtacattttcctctttttcactTTAAAAATCCTTTACGTGACAGAGAAGGAGTTCGTTGGGTTCCACATGACCTAGAATTATATCACCACTTTAGAGAATTTCGTGAAATGCACAACTGATATATGTTTTAGATGCTTCAGAATTCTTATAAAAAAATTGtttcattaaataaaaatatatcaaaAAGTAATAATATTTAATCCAAACCTTCTCGAGATTGAAGATACCCTCCATCAAATCTATACTCTCTCGATTGATTATCAACCATATGTGTCAAAGGTACTTAGTGTCAATGAATATTGATCTGTTTGGATtggccattttttcaaaaacaaaattttcaaatataatgttacagtaatatacaatatttaaaaaacatctcatctatacaatatatcaaatatttcaaaaaatttttatagtaaaaaatttttcatatacactgctacagtaaaattttctaaaaacagctaatccaaacggggaCAATTTACAAGAAGTTATAACGGATTCATTTGGATAATATAATTTGAGAAAAAGTTTACAAATATTATTCCGCttatatcataaatataattttcaatcat is drawn from Coffea arabica cultivar ET-39 chromosome 1c, Coffea Arabica ET-39 HiFi, whole genome shotgun sequence and contains these coding sequences:
- the LOC140032603 gene encoding early nodulin-like protein 18: MYHCTTSGGLRTVSIFFFFCFCFSICLLPSFSGSVTATTAPAPAPAASEYKNYTVGDSLGWYDTLENPKVDYQKWVAGKNFSLGDFLIFNTDNNHSIIQTFNFTTYKNCDYDNASDNDTVQWAPADPSSTSPHPISVAVPLLKVGMTYFFSSDYDGEQCKNGQHFKINVKYGHGLPPSLKSPSNEALAPNNPVPGDDDSAPDTLVPSNFDNPQTVSDNAEPSESATLSAFSYLFGVKLCWTLILLGVYGIVFN